The nucleotide window GGAACAGTTGGTTTTATAATTGCAATGTGGATAACCGATTTGACAGACTGGAAATCAAACACCAATCAATTTGTTTTTGCTTCGGTTGCAATGATTGTTACGGGTTTGTTTTCGTTTACAATGCCGGATGTTCCTGCCGAAAATAAAAACACCAACCAATCCTTATCCAGTAAATTTGGTTTGGACAGTTTTGTTTTATTCAAACAAAAAAAGATGGCAATATTCTTTGTTTTTGCCATGCTGTTAGGAGCGGCCCTACAAGTTACCAATATGTTTGCCGATACCTTTATCAGGGATTTTGGCTCCAATCCAGAATATCATGGTACTTTTGGAGTTGAACATTCTGTATTTATCATCTCATTATCCCAAATTTCGGAGACTTTATTTATTTTGACGATTCCGTTTTTCCTGAAAAGATTTGGTATCAAACAAGTAATGATGTTTAGTATGCTGGCTTGGGTATTGCGTTTTGCTTTGTTTGGAATTGGAAATCCTGGCTCAGGGGTTATTTTCCTTGTTTTGTCGATGATTGTGTACGGAATGGCTTTTGACTTCTTTAATATCTCCGGTTCTTTATTTGTAGAAAGAGAAACCGACAGCAAAATAAGGTCTAGTGCACAAGGATTGTTTATGTTAATGACAAATGGAATTGGAGCAATATTAGGTGGTGAGTTTGCCGGAAGAACAGTAAGTTATTTTACTACTGAAAACAAAGTGCATTGGCCAGAAATTTGGTTTTCATTCGCCGGATATGCCTTTGTAATTTTGATTTTGTTTACCTTTTTATTCAAATACAAACACGATCCTAAGGAATTGGAGAATGTGAGTCATTAAAAATAATATAGACAAACCCGACAAGTTTTTGAAATTTGTCGGGTTTGTTGTTTTGGTAAATTTATTTTAGCCGATTTACTTTGTTGGTATAATTATAAATCCACGATCAAACTTTATATATTCAATTAAACAACAAAATCTCAATAGAAAGAAACACAATGAATTTACTAAAATCTGCCGGATTAATTATTGTTGGGATTTTTTTTATAGTATATGCACATAAAAACCCAAACAAAACTTTTCCTGCTCATACTGTTGGAGGCTATATAGGAGGAATAACATTAATACTAATCGGCATTATGCTTTTATGCGGGCTAATACAACTAATAATTTAAACATCCTCGTGCTTATAAAATAAGTAAGAACTGGCATTTTTTTTAATTCTATCTGAGTTAATTATAATTGTGGGCATGAACAAAACATTCCCTGCTTCGCAAAATCTAGAAGACTTTGCGAAACAGGTAACACGGATTAAATCTCCATAAAGTTTGTCGGAATGACAAAATTTCTCAAGAACTTGTCTGAACTA belongs to Flavobacterium aquiphilum and includes:
- a CDS encoding nucleoside permease — translated: MEIKLRLTIMNFLQFFVWGIWLISLGGYMGQVFGPLEGSSVGLSIGRTYGSMGWASLFMPALLGIIADKYFSAQKVLGFAHIVAGIAIFFATKAGNSTEMYWVIFATSCFYMPTIALNNSVSYAVLNKFQFDVQKAFTPIRVWGTVGFIIAMWITDLTDWKSNTNQFVFASVAMIVTGLFSFTMPDVPAENKNTNQSLSSKFGLDSFVLFKQKKMAIFFVFAMLLGAALQVTNMFADTFIRDFGSNPEYHGTFGVEHSVFIISLSQISETLFILTIPFFLKRFGIKQVMMFSMLAWVLRFALFGIGNPGSGVIFLVLSMIVYGMAFDFFNISGSLFVERETDSKIRSSAQGLFMLMTNGIGAILGGEFAGRTVSYFTTENKVHWPEIWFSFAGYAFVILILFTFLFKYKHDPKELENVSH